From the genome of Deinococcus malanensis:
TGGCCCAGTCCGAGGTCAATATCCTGATGATCTCGCAGGGCAGCAGCGAGCTGAACATCAGCGTGGCCCTGGACGGAGCCCAGGTCGAAGAGGCGACCCGCGCCGTGCACCAGGCTTTCCGCCTGGGCGAACAGCCCGCCGCGGTTCACTAGGCTGCTGTTCTTCCATGGGCGCCCCCGGTCACAGCCGGGGGGCGTCCGCCCGCTGCGACTCCTTGACAGTCAGGGACGGCCAGCGGGGCCGCATCAGCACGTACAGCCCGCAGACCCACGCCGTGCTGGCCAGAAAGCCCACCAGGACGTCGGTGGGATAGTGGACCCCCAGGTAGTTGCGGCTTGATCCGATACACACCGCCCAGACCAGAGCCGTCAGCGCCACGGGCCAGCGGACGCGGGTGCGCCAGAAAATCAGGGTGATGGCCAGGCTGAAGGCAGCGTTGGACATGCTGTGCCCGCTGGGAAAGCTGAATCCCGGTTCCTGCAGCACGGCCCCGAGGAGGTCCGGGCGGGGCCGCGAAAACACCGCTTTGGCCAGCAGGTTAAGCAGGGTTGCGCCTATCACGCTCAGCACCAGGAACCAGCCGTGGGGCCGGCGGTGCTGCAGGGCCAGCAGCCACGCCGCCAGCAGTGTGATGATGGGCAGAGACGGAACCCCGGCCACCGTACCAAGTGCCTGCGCGGTGGCGGTGACTTCCGGAGTGCGGCGTTCCCGATACCAGTCCAGTATCGCCTGGTCCCAGGCGAAGCCCCCGTTTCGGAACACATCCTCAATCAGGTTGGCGATCAGAACCAGCGGCGTCAGGACGCCCAGCAGCAGCAGGGCCAACGCCTTCCAGTGGCGCTTGAGGAAGGGCAGCAGTTCCAGGCGCACCCGAGCTGACATCACCGCCATTACACGCCAGACTCCTCCTGGAAAGACTTGCGGGAATCTTTAGCAGACCTCGCCTGTCCACTCTGTAAGCCAGTGTGCTGAGCTTCCACTGCGCGGCTGGCGCATGTGCCGGAAGGGGGCCAGAAGGCACCATAAGGGCACTTCGGGCCGGCCAAGGGTGCCAGTGGGGCAGCGGCGCGACAGGACACAGATCATGCAACCCTATATTGAACTTGCCCAGCAACGGGCCCAGGCCCTTCGCCAGGAAGCCGACCAGCTTCGCCTTATTCAGGAAGCCCGACCCGCCAAACGCCGGAAGAGCCGGATCCCCGCCCTCCTCGGCCGCCTGCGCCTCGCATGACGCTTCAGGTCACTTCCATTCGCCGCCCACTTCGAATGAAGTGGGCGGCTCCACGTGGGCTCCTCAGCGGGTAATGGGCGTCTGGTTGGCGGCCCGCTGCGCCAGAAAGGTCTTAACGCTCTGCGCCGCGCGTGTGGTCATGCCCGGGACCGCCGCAATCTGCTCGACCGGCGCAGCCGCCAGGTCCTCCAGGCTGGTGAAGTGCTCCAGCAGGGCGTCCTTGCGTTTCTGTCCGATTCCCGGCAGGTCGTCGAACACACTCCGGAGCATGTCCTGACCACGCAGTTTGCGGTGGTAGGTCACCGCGTAGTTGTGCACCTCATCACGCACGCCGATCAGCATGCGCAGCGCCGGATGGGTCTGGGGCAGCAGCAGTTCCCGGTCAACCCCAATTTCGGTCCCGGTTTCCAGCCACCACTGCGCGCCGTAACGCCCCGGCAGGATCAGACGTTCCTCGCGCTTGGCCAGCCCCACCACCGGCACCTGAAGTCCAGCCTCACGCAGGGCGTCCAGAGCGGCGTTTACCTGCCCGCGGCCGCCGTCGATCAGAATCAGGTCTGGCAGGGGCAGCTTGTCTGCCAGACTTCCGGTAAAACGCCGGCTGATGGTCTGTTTCATGCTGGTGTAGTCGTCCGGATGGTCCAGGCCCCGCACCTTGAAGCGCCGGTGCTCGCCGCGTCGTGCCCGCCCGCCTTCAAAGACCACCATCCCCGACACGATGTTGGTGCCGAACAGGTTGCTGTTGTCGTACCCCTCGATCCGCCAGGGACGATCAGGCAGTGCCAGAGCCTCACGCAGGGCGTCGAGGCCGGGGTGGTCACCGCGACGTTCCAGCAGTGCCAGTTCGGATTCCAGCCCGGTGCTGGCGTTGCGCTGCGCCATTTCCACCAGATCCACCTTGTCACCGCGCTTGGGGGTGCGCATCTCGATCCTGCGTCCGGCCTTCTCCGAGAGAAAGGCGCTCCAGATCGGTGCATCGTCGAAATCGGCCGGCAGCAGGATCAGTGGTGGAACATGCGTGGCCTGCGTGTAGTAGTCCTGTACGAAGGCCTCGACGATTTCGCCCAGCGGGCTGTCCTCAGTGCCGGTCAGAAAGCGCTTGTCGCGCCCCACGACCCGCCCGCCCCGCATCCGGAACAGCTGAACCATGGCGTATTCGCCGGCTTGCGCCGCTCCCAGAAAATCAAGGTCCGTCTCGTCACTCACAAAGGCGTGCTGCTCGGTCCCAAACAGCTTCTCTACGGCTTGCACGCGGTCACGCAACCGCCCCGCCTGTTCGAAATCCTGGGCCAGTGCCGCCGCCTTCATGTCCTCCCTGAGCCTGGCAATCACCGGTGCCGCCCGGCCTTCCAGCAGGCTCTTGACGTCTTCGACCACCCGGCGATAGTCGTCCACTGCGGGGGCGTCGATACAGGGTCCCAGGCAGCGGCCCATGTGGTAGTTCAGGCAAGGCCGGGCTTTTTTCTGCAGAGGCAGCCCGGAGTTCTTGCGTAGCGGGAACATGGTGTCAATCAGGTGCTTGACGCGCCGCACTGCCGAAGAATCCGGGTAGGGGCCGTAGTAGCTGCCGCCATCCTTGAGAACACGCCTGGTCACCACCAGCATCGGATAGGTTTCGCTGGTGAGTTTCAGAAACGGGTAGTGCTTGTCGTCCTTCAGCGTGACGTTGTAATGCGGCCGATGCTGCTTGATGAGGTTGGCTTCCAGGACCAGAGCCTCGACTTCGTTTCGGGCGGTGATGAACTCCAGCGAGTCGGCCAGTTTTGTGAACTTGCCGCTCTTGCCGCCGGCCTTGAAGTGCTGACCGACCCGTGAGCGCAGGTTGTTGGCCTTCCCGATATAGATCGGCGTCCCTCCTTTGCGGAAGATGTACACGCCAGGTGTGGTGGGCAGCACGGGGAGGTCATCAAAGTGCATTCCGGACAGCATAGGGGAGAGGGCTGCAAATGACGGGAAGCCGGCCTACGAACGGGTTGCAGCTGGAGCCTTTGTCCTTGGTAGAACCTTCCACGACAGGCCTTTTCGCGTACGGGTGCGATTACGGACGCTCAGGCCTTCGGCTGCTGTGATCTGGGAAGTCCCAAGCCTGGCACGGCTGTGACGGGTACACGACGGGCCGAGGCACATTCAGGAGTTGAACAAGAAGATGATTGCTCTGGACGCGAGTAAAACGTCAGTTATGCCAATGTTTTCCTACGATAGGGTGGCCACATAGTCCTCCGGGAACCGAAATTTCACAATCCGCATGTATCGTGAATACTTTCACTTGCGCAATGTACAAGGAGAGGGTTATGCCCCTCCCTTCCTTATGATCCAGCAGGGGAGAGCACGCCCACCCCAAGCTCAGCCAGTTGAGTATCATCAACTGTTGAAGGCGCCTCAGCCATGAGGTCGGTGCCACGGTTGTTCTTGGGAAATGCAATCACTTCGCGGATGCTGCTCGCGCCGCTCATGACCATAATCAGGCGGTCAAAGCCCCAGGCAATTCCGCCATGTGGAGGCGTTCCGTACTCCAGGGCGTCCATAAAGAACCCGAACTTCTCGCGGGCCTGCGCCTCGGTAAAGCCGATAGCTTCGAACATCTTGGTCTGAATGGCAGGATCGTGAATCCGGACGCTTCCACCACCGACTTCGAAACCATTGAGAACCAGATCATAGGCCTGTGCCCGGATCTCGCCTTGGCGCGGGGTCCCGAACAAGGCGGCGTCCTCCGGGTGCGGAGCGGTAAAGGGGTGGTGCATGTAGGTCCAGCTTCCGCTGTCCTCGTCGAATTCGAGCTGTGGAAAGTCGGTCACCCACGAAACGTGAAAGCGTGGGCCAGTGCCGGCTAGGTCAAACAGGTCCCGCAGTGCCAGGCGCACAGCACCCAGAGCCGTTACGGCCTTTTTCCATTCGCCGGCGGCAAACAGCAGGGTTCCGCCGTTGTGCACCCCGCTGCGCCCGATCAGCTCAGCCGCCACGCTGCCGACAAATTTGCTGATTCCGCCAGTAAAGCCGTCGCCGTCGCGCTTGAGCCAGGCAAGACCGCCGGCCCCGTTTTGCCTGGCGACCCGTTCCAGTTCGTCGATCTGCTTGCGGGTCAGTTCAGGAGCCGCGAGGACCTTGACACACCCGGCTGCCGCAAAGGCCTTGAATTCGCCTCCCTGAAACAGGTCCGTCACGTCCGTGAAAGCCGATTCGAACCGGAGGTCGGGTTTGTCCGAACCGTAGCTGTCCATCGCCTCAAAGTAACTGAGACGCGGAAACGGACGGGGGAGATCGACGTCCAGCGTGGACTTGAACACATGGGCCATCAGCTCTTCCTGAATCTCCAGCACGTCGTCCTGCTCGACAAAGCTCATTTCCATGTCGAGCTGGGTGAAGTCCGGCTGACGGTCGGCACGCAGATCCTCATCGCGGAAGCAGCGGGCAAACTGGTAATAGCGGTCATAACCGGCGATCATCAGCAGTTGCTTGAACAGCTGCGGCGACTGAGGCAGGGCGTAGAACTCGCCGGGGTTCAGGCGGCTGGGCACCAGGAAGTCGCGTGCACCCTCCGGTGTGGACTTGGTCAACATCGGGGTTTCGACCTGCACAAAGCAGTTGGAGTCCAGGAACGCCGTGATGGCCGCCATGGCCCGGGAGCGCAGCAGCAGATGCCGCTGCATCTCAGGCCGTCGCAGGTCAAGGTAGCGGTATTTGAGGCGGATGTCCTCTGCCACGCTTTCGCCCTTATCGAGCTCAAAGGGAGGCGTCTTGGCCGTGTTTAGTACCTTTACCTGCGAGGCGATGACCTCGTAGTCCGCCGCGCCCCCCTTGCGCTGGTTCTCCGGGCGTGCCCGGTAGCGCCCCTCGACCTCGGTCACGTACTCGGCGCGCAGCTGGTCGGCCTGAGCAAAAGCCGGAGAGTCCGGCTCGACCTGCACCTGCACCACTCCGCTGCGGTCACGCAGTTCCAGAAAGATCAGGCCGCCCAGGTCGCGGCGACGGTTGACCCATCCCTGCAAGGTCACGGTCTGGTCAAGGTGGGAGGTGCCGAGCTGTCCGATAAGGGCGGTGCGTTTCATGCCGTCTCCTGCGTGGTGCTGAGGACAGGTGACGTCTGGTCCGCCTGCCCTTTGAGAAAAGCCTGCAGGTCACGGGTATGGACCCTGGACTGCTGGCCGGTCTGGAGGTTCTTGATGCTCAGGGTGTCCTGCGCGACTTCATCGGACCCGATCAGGGCAATGAAGCGCGCCCCCCGCCGTTCGGCGTCCCGGAAGGCGGCAGCGGGTTTCATGGCGCGGTAGGCGAATTCAGCACGTACCGTACGGCGGGTGGTCAGGGCAACCGTGGCCGCGTAGGCGACGTTCTCCTCGTCCAGTGCTGCGACGTACAGCAAAGGCCCTGAGGTCTCGGGCAGCGCCACGCCTTCAGCGTCCATGGCCAGCAGCAGACGCTCGATGCCGAAAGCCCAGCCGATACCCGGAACTGCTTCCTTGCTGCCCAGCTCCTGTGCCAGACCGTCGTAACGCCCGCCTCCGCCCAGCGCGGATTTTGCGCCTACGCCCTCGTGATGCAGTTCCCACGCGGTGCGCCGGTAGTAGTCCAGGCCCCGCACGATGCTGGGGTCCACGTCGTAGCTCACGTCCCAGGCGTCCAGGTAGGCCTGCACCTGTTCGAAGTGCGCCCGCGCGCCCTCGCCCAGGAAGTCCAGCATGGGCCGCACGCCGAGCTGGGCGATCAGTGCCTGGTCGCCTTCGCTCTTGCTGTCCAGGATCCGCATGGGGTTGCGGTTCAGGCGGTCCTTGCTGTCGTCGGAGAGCGCCTCCAGGTGTGGAGTGAAGAGCTCGCGCAGGTAGGTGTTGTAGGCCTCGCGGTCTTCAGGGTCACCGATACTGCCCAGCTTGATTCTGACCTTGGTGACGCCCAGCGCCTGCACCACCTCAGCCATCAGCGCAATAGCCTCGGCGTCCACCAGCGGGCCTGCGTCGCCAAGCACCTCATAGTCCACCTGATGAAACTGCCTTAACCGGCCCCGCTGCTGCCGCTCCGCGCGGAACATGGGGCCATGCGTCCAGAGCTTCAGGGGAGCCGGGAGCTGCTTGAGCCCGTTTTCCAGATAGGAGCGCACTAGGCCCGCCGTGCCCTCGGGCCGGAGAATGTAACCCCCGTGGTCTCCGAAGTAGTACACCGTGAACATCTCCTTGCGCACGATGTCGGTGCTGCCGCCGACGCCCCGCTGCACCAGCTCGGCCTCCTCGAACAGCGGCGTGTCGGTGAACTGGGCGCCGGCACGTTCCAGCACGTGCCGGGCCGTTTCACGGACAAATGTGAAGGCCGCCGCGCGGGTGTCCAGACTGAGTTTCGGGCTGCCGTCCGGCAGGTGGTCCTGGGTCCCCTTGGGACGCTTGATCGCCATAACAGAGGAAGTGTAGCGCCCGCTGCCATATCCTGCCCACGGCGCCGCAGAATCCGGACAGGGAAGCGGGCCGCCCCCAATCTCGGGAGGCGACCCTTGTAGTACGGAAAGACTTACTGGCGGACGCTGTAGGGCAGCCCGGTGGACTGCCGGCCTCCAACCTCGACGAACAGCCAGGAGCCGCCCACCGGCGCGTCAGCGGGAATGGTCAGCACGATCTCGGTATCGGACCAGGAACGGACCGCTGCAGCGGGGAATACGAAGCCGCCCTCGCCACGCTCATTGGCCCCCAGGCGGACGCGGCTGGTTGCCGGCCCCCCCAGGTAACGGCCCTGGATGGTCAGGGTTCCGCCGCGGGCAGCAGGTTCAGACAGCTTGATCAGCATGGGGGTCACCGTCACCTGCCGGGACACCTGAGCGGTCGGGGAGCAGGACGCAAGAACACCAGCACACAGTAAAGAAGCAACAAAGAAATGACGCATAGCAACAGCCTCCGTGAACGCAGTCTAATGACCCGTGCGATGACCGGTCAAACACCACCCCCCAGCGAAACACCTGAAATGCCGGATACGTCCGTCACTGAGACCGATCCCCTGACCGGCCGGCGCATCCTCGTCATCCACAACCCCCGCAGTGGTCAGGGCGACAGCCCGCTACCGCTGTTCCTGGACCTGTTGCGGACTGCCGGTGCCGACGTGACCGAGCGTGAACTGGTACCCGACAGCAAGATGACCGATTATGTTCAGGACGTCGAAACCTACGACGCCGTGGTGGCTGCCGGCGGAGACGGAACCGTGAGCAGCCTAGCCTACGCTACCCGGTATAAGAACATTCCTTTGCTGGCATACCCCGCAGGCACCGCCAACCTGATTGCCCAGAACCTGGACCTGCCCAAAACCCCGGAAGAACTTGTGCAGGTCATGCGGGACGGCCACGCGGTGCGGCTGGACCTGGGTGAAATCGAGGTCAAGGGCGAAAGCCGTGGGTTTGCCATGCTGGCTGGAGCCGGCGCAGACGCCGCCATGATCCGCGACAGTGAGGAACTCAAGGAAAAATACGGGGAAATGGCCTACGTGCTGAGCGCCATGAAACAGCTCAACCCGAAGAAGACAACTTTCAAACTGATCGTGGACGGCGAGCCGCGCTCGTTCGAAGGCATCGGCGTGATGGTGGCGAACCTTGGCATGGCCAATTACCGGCTGCCGATCACCAGTGACATCAGTCCGTCCGACGGACGCTTCACGGTGATCCTGCTCAAGGCCGGGAACATTTTCCGGCTGGTGCCCAACATCATCGACTCGGTGCGCGCCAAATTTAATCTGGGCGATCCCATGTTCAGTGGCAACCTGGAAACCTTTGAAGCCCGGCAGGTTCAGGTGGACGCCGACGAACCGTTTCCGCTGCAGTTTGATGGTGAGCTTCACGTGGAAACCACGCCGTTCGTCGCGCGGATCATGCCTGGCGCGGTGCAGTTCCTGACCCCGGTGCGGCGGACCGAGCTCGACACCTGAGCAATGGTCGTTGCCGATAATGTTTTTTCGCCGAGCTCACAGGAGGCCCAGGAAGGGGCCTCCAAAAAGTTTCGAGGGGTACAGGGGGGTCAAATACAGGCAGGTAAAGCTTGAGCCAGGATTCTCTTCTGTGGCTCTCTGTCCGTTCCGTTGATAATGCATGTTATCATCGGAGCACATGTCAACCGATCTGGTTCCTTTTACCGCCGACCGGCTGGGTCAGGCCCGGACCTTCAGCGGCCTGAGCGATGAAGTGCTGAAGGTCCGGGCGGTGACGGCCGCCCGTGACAAGGACTTTACCGAGTTGTGGCCGCTGACCCTGGCGTACCTGACTACCGACACCAGCGGCGGCGTTGCCCTGAGCCCGCATACGCTCCGCGCCTACCGCAAAGGTATAGAGGTGCTGCTGACGCACGCCCGTGAGCACGCCTGGAATCTGTTGCACCCGGGCCGGCGCGACCCGGGGCTGTACGTGGCCGCCCTGAGCAGTTCCGGCCTGAAACCCGCCACGGTGATGGCCAGAGTGGCGGCGGCGGCGGCGCTGTACCGGGCCCTGAGATGGGCAGGCGCCACGGACGCGGACCCGTTTGCCGATGTGAAACGGCCCAAGGACCGCACGCGGGGCATTGTCAAAAATCCGCCCTACCGGGCCGAATTCGTGCAGGCCATGCTGGAGCACGCCGACATTCAGGAACGGGTACTGCTGCTGCTGATGGCCCATGCGGGCCTGCGGATCGCGGAAGCTCTGGCGGTGGAATGGAACCATATGGACCTGCCGCGCCGCCGGCTGCTGGTGGCGCACGGCAAGGGCGACAAGGCCCGGCGCGTGCCCATGAGCGGCATGCTCCGCGAGGCACTTGAGGCCCTGCAGAACGATACCGGTGCCACACCTTCCGGGAGGGTGCTTGCTTTCCGGGCATATTCCACCGCCTATGACCGGCTGCAGAAGCTGGCGCTGAAGACTGGTCGGGAACACGAATTCCGCGGCTTCCACGCTGGCCGCAAATATGCCGGCACTCAGCTGTACGCGGCCACCAAGGACTTTACCCGGGTCGCTGGTTTTCTTGGCCATGAGCAGGTGGACACCACCCGCCGGTACGTGGAAGTCCCCGAAGACGACCTGGACGATATCGTCGAGCACTTTCGCTGAGGCCTCACTGCATGCGTCGGCGTTCGCTCCGCTCGATCAGCACACCGAAAAGGACCATCAGCCCGGCCAGCACCAGGGCCGGCAGGTCGCCAAAACGCTGGTAGGTGGTCTGGCCTTCCAGCAGCCGGTACCGGGCATGAATGACACCCTCTCCCCTATCGAGTGTCCGGCGAGGACGACCCAGATCGTCGATGACGGCCGCAACGCCCTTATTGACGCTGCGCAGCACCCAGCGCCGGTTCTCGATGGCCCGCACGCGCCCCATCATGAAGTGCTGCTGCACGCCCCAGCCGTCATACCAGCCGTCGTTGCTGGCATTGACCAGCACCTGGGCGCCCTTGTTGGAAAGCTGGCGTGCCACCCAGGGAAACACGCTGTCGTAGCAGACATAGGCGCCGTAACGCACGCCGCCCAGGGTCAGAACGCTGAGAGCCTGAGCGGCCGGCACGCTGACGAGGTAGAAGCCAATCTGCTGCTCAATGAGGTTCCACAGCGGCGCCACTTCCTGACGCAGCGGGTAGTACTCGCCGAAGGGCACGGGTCTGGCTTTGTCCGTGCTGCTCAGGACCTTCTTCCCGTCCCAGCTCAATACCCGGTTGGCCCGCTCGTCAACCTCGAAGGCCCAGGCGCCGTACAGACCTCCCGGAGGCGCCTGGCGCAACATTTCCTCGCTCTGGATGGCACTTTCCGACCAGATCACCACCTCTCCAGGCTGCCGGGAGCGCGACAGACGAAGATACTCGGCAAACTGCGCCTCCGGAGAGAGCCGCCTGCTGGCCCGGGCAAAGGTGTCGATGGTGTTGCGCTGCAACAGGGCGCGTCCTTCCGGACCTTCAGCGGGGGTGCGTGTCACGCCGTAGGCCAGCGCCAGAACCCAGACCGCACTCATGGCCAGCAGCGGCACGCGGCGGTCCAGCCAGAAACTCACCAGTGCAGCGGCGGTGCCCGCCACGATTACACTGCCCAGCAAGACCCCACCGAGGTCGGCGACCTGGATCATGGGGGTCGGCAGCAGCGTGTAGCCCAGTGAAGGCCACGGAAAGGCCAGTGGGCCGAGAAAGCGCAGCCATTCCAGACCGACCCACACCCCGGCCAGTACCCACACGCGCGCCAGGGCGCCACGCACCAGCCGGCCAGCCAGCAGCGCAACGGCAGCCAGAAAGGCCCCTTCCAGGGCGTACAGCACCAGAGCCAGAGCCCCGGCCGGGGGAAAGCCAAACAATTTCCCCAGGAACGCGGTCAACCACCACAGGTGGACGGCGCTGTAGGCACTTCCGGCCCACCACATCCTGACGGCCATGGCCCGGGCGCCCAGGGGCTGAGCCACATACAACAGCAGCACTGCCAGCGGCAGCGGCGTGACGAAACTCCACTCCAGCGGCAGGTTGCACAGGGCCAGGACGGCGCCCAGAAGCACGCAGATCAGGGGGACGGGCAGGCGAGGCATCTGGGGCATGATAGTCGTCTCTCTGGGGGGGTAACGCCCCAAAGCTGACAAATTGCTTTAGGATGTGGGCACCTTGCGTCTGGCCTTTATCAGCGACCTTCATGGAAATATCCACGCGTTGACGTCGGTCAAACGCTTCCTCGCGGAGAACCCGGTCAATCAGGTCATCGTGGTGGGCGATATGGTCGGCTACGGCGCCAGCCCAGGCCCGGTCATCGACTTTGTCCGTCGGGAGGGCTGGTCGGTGGCTCTGGGCTCCAGCGACATGCGGGTGGCGATGGAACTCGGAGAGCGTTCCGACCGGCGCGGTGTGGCCGAGCAGGTTCTGACCTGGTCACGCACCATGCTGTCTCCGGATCAGATGGACTTCCTGCGTCGGTTGCCCCCCGGTGGCCGCCTGATGACCCCGGTGGGCCGGGTACGGTACTTTCACGGCAGCCCGCACGATCCCGAACGTCGGGTGGACCTGATGTCCAGCGAGCGAGACCTGGAAACGCTGGCCGAGGAACTGGGGGCGCGGGTGGTGGTCGTGGCGGGAACCCACGTTCCGTTTGTGCGCGTTGTTGGCGAGACCACGTTCGTCGATCCCGGCAGCGTGGGGCTGTCACTGAACCATGAGCCCGGCGCGGACGTGGCCATCGTGGATTGCGTGGGCCGCAAGCCGAAGGTCACCCTGCACAAGGTCACCTACGACTTTGCATCCAGTGCGTTTGACATCATGGCCTGGAACCTGCCGCCGGTGATTGCCGACGTGATCCGAACTGGCCGGATGGCCTGAACAGCTCAACGCAGTTTTAAACAGGAATGAGGGGGCGGCGTGTGGTCCGCCCCCTCGCAGCGGTGGGCCCTAAGCCAGCACGCCGTGGACTGCCTCGTCGAAGCGTCCGGCGAGACCACGTTCGCCCAGCAGGTCCTCCAGGGCCACCATCAGGGCGCGGTACGGAGCAGGGTGTGCACTTTCACCCATCAGCCCCAGACGCCAGATCACGCCAGCGGTCGGTCCCAGGCCGCCGGTCACGCTGATCTCGCGGCGGCGCAGGGCCTGCCGGATTCCCGCATCGTCAAAGCCGTCCGGGAGGCGCAGGGCCAGCACGGTGGGCAGGCGATCCTTCGGGCGCTGAACGTAATGGCTGAAACCCAGCGGTGAGAGCGTCTGCGTGATGGCCTGCCCCAGCTGGGCCACCCGGCGCTGGCGCTGGACCAGGCCTTCTTCCAGCGCGGCGCGCAGGGCTGCGTGAAAGGCGAAGTGCAGGTTGACCGGCACAGTGTGGTGGTAGGTGTGGTCTACCCAGTAGTCGCGCAGGCCTTCGAGGTCGCAGTACCACAGCGGCGCTTTCGTCCGCCTTGCCGCGAAGCGGGCAAAGGCACGTTCACTGACGGCGATGGGCGCCAGCCCTGGAGGCGCCGACAGACATTTCTGGGCGCCGGTATACGCGTAATCCACGCCCCACTCG
Proteins encoded in this window:
- a CDS encoding phosphatase PAP2 family protein; protein product: MAVMSARVRLELLPFLKRHWKALALLLLGVLTPLVLIANLIEDVFRNGGFAWDQAILDWYRERRTPEVTATAQALGTVAGVPSLPIITLLAAWLLALQHRRPHGWFLVLSVIGATLLNLLAKAVFSRPRPDLLGAVLQEPGFSFPSGHSMSNAAFSLAITLIFWRTRVRWPVALTALVWAVCIGSSRNYLGVHYPTDVLVGFLASTAWVCGLYVLMRPRWPSLTVKESQRADAPRL
- the uvrC gene encoding excinuclease ABC subunit UvrC, which gives rise to MHFDDLPVLPTTPGVYIFRKGGTPIYIGKANNLRSRVGQHFKAGGKSGKFTKLADSLEFITARNEVEALVLEANLIKQHRPHYNVTLKDDKHYPFLKLTSETYPMLVVTRRVLKDGGSYYGPYPDSSAVRRVKHLIDTMFPLRKNSGLPLQKKARPCLNYHMGRCLGPCIDAPAVDDYRRVVEDVKSLLEGRAAPVIARLREDMKAAALAQDFEQAGRLRDRVQAVEKLFGTEQHAFVSDETDLDFLGAAQAGEYAMVQLFRMRGGRVVGRDKRFLTGTEDSPLGEIVEAFVQDYYTQATHVPPLILLPADFDDAPIWSAFLSEKAGRRIEMRTPKRGDKVDLVEMAQRNASTGLESELALLERRGDHPGLDALREALALPDRPWRIEGYDNSNLFGTNIVSGMVVFEGGRARRGEHRRFKVRGLDHPDDYTSMKQTISRRFTGSLADKLPLPDLILIDGGRGQVNAALDALREAGLQVPVVGLAKREERLILPGRYGAQWWLETGTEIGVDRELLLPQTHPALRMLIGVRDEVHNYAVTYHRKLRGQDMLRSVFDDLPGIGQKRKDALLEHFTSLEDLAAAPVEQIAAVPGMTTRAAQSVKTFLAQRAANQTPITR
- the aspS gene encoding aspartate--tRNA ligase, translating into MKRTALIGQLGTSHLDQTVTLQGWVNRRRDLGGLIFLELRDRSGVVQVQVEPDSPAFAQADQLRAEYVTEVEGRYRARPENQRKGGAADYEVIASQVKVLNTAKTPPFELDKGESVAEDIRLKYRYLDLRRPEMQRHLLLRSRAMAAITAFLDSNCFVQVETPMLTKSTPEGARDFLVPSRLNPGEFYALPQSPQLFKQLLMIAGYDRYYQFARCFRDEDLRADRQPDFTQLDMEMSFVEQDDVLEIQEELMAHVFKSTLDVDLPRPFPRLSYFEAMDSYGSDKPDLRFESAFTDVTDLFQGGEFKAFAAAGCVKVLAAPELTRKQIDELERVARQNGAGGLAWLKRDGDGFTGGISKFVGSVAAELIGRSGVHNGGTLLFAAGEWKKAVTALGAVRLALRDLFDLAGTGPRFHVSWVTDFPQLEFDEDSGSWTYMHHPFTAPHPEDAALFGTPRQGEIRAQAYDLVLNGFEVGGGSVRIHDPAIQTKMFEAIGFTEAQAREKFGFFMDALEYGTPPHGGIAWGFDRLIMVMSGASSIREVIAFPKNNRGTDLMAEAPSTVDDTQLAELGVGVLSPAGS
- the hisS gene encoding histidine--tRNA ligase, which produces MAIKRPKGTQDHLPDGSPKLSLDTRAAAFTFVRETARHVLERAGAQFTDTPLFEEAELVQRGVGGSTDIVRKEMFTVYYFGDHGGYILRPEGTAGLVRSYLENGLKQLPAPLKLWTHGPMFRAERQQRGRLRQFHQVDYEVLGDAGPLVDAEAIALMAEVVQALGVTKVRIKLGSIGDPEDREAYNTYLRELFTPHLEALSDDSKDRLNRNPMRILDSKSEGDQALIAQLGVRPMLDFLGEGARAHFEQVQAYLDAWDVSYDVDPSIVRGLDYYRRTAWELHHEGVGAKSALGGGGRYDGLAQELGSKEAVPGIGWAFGIERLLLAMDAEGVALPETSGPLLYVAALDEENVAYAATVALTTRRTVRAEFAYRAMKPAAAFRDAERRGARFIALIGSDEVAQDTLSIKNLQTGQQSRVHTRDLQAFLKGQADQTSPVLSTTQETA
- a CDS encoding IPT/TIG domain-containing protein; the encoded protein is MTVTPMLIKLSEPAARGGTLTIQGRYLGGPATSRVRLGANERGEGGFVFPAAAVRSWSDTEIVLTIPADAPVGGSWLFVEVGGRQSTGLPYSVRQ
- a CDS encoding diacylglycerol/lipid kinase family protein, with amino-acid sequence MTGQTPPPSETPEMPDTSVTETDPLTGRRILVIHNPRSGQGDSPLPLFLDLLRTAGADVTERELVPDSKMTDYVQDVETYDAVVAAGGDGTVSSLAYATRYKNIPLLAYPAGTANLIAQNLDLPKTPEELVQVMRDGHAVRLDLGEIEVKGESRGFAMLAGAGADAAMIRDSEELKEKYGEMAYVLSAMKQLNPKKTTFKLIVDGEPRSFEGIGVMVANLGMANYRLPITSDISPSDGRFTVILLKAGNIFRLVPNIIDSVRAKFNLGDPMFSGNLETFEARQVQVDADEPFPLQFDGELHVETTPFVARIMPGAVQFLTPVRRTELDT
- a CDS encoding tyrosine-type recombinase/integrase, encoding MSTDLVPFTADRLGQARTFSGLSDEVLKVRAVTAARDKDFTELWPLTLAYLTTDTSGGVALSPHTLRAYRKGIEVLLTHAREHAWNLLHPGRRDPGLYVAALSSSGLKPATVMARVAAAAALYRALRWAGATDADPFADVKRPKDRTRGIVKNPPYRAEFVQAMLEHADIQERVLLLLMAHAGLRIAEALAVEWNHMDLPRRRLLVAHGKGDKARRVPMSGMLREALEALQNDTGATPSGRVLAFRAYSTAYDRLQKLALKTGREHEFRGFHAGRKYAGTQLYAATKDFTRVAGFLGHEQVDTTRRYVEVPEDDLDDIVEHFR
- the lnt gene encoding apolipoprotein N-acyltransferase yields the protein MPRLPVPLICVLLGAVLALCNLPLEWSFVTPLPLAVLLLYVAQPLGARAMAVRMWWAGSAYSAVHLWWLTAFLGKLFGFPPAGALALVLYALEGAFLAAVALLAGRLVRGALARVWVLAGVWVGLEWLRFLGPLAFPWPSLGYTLLPTPMIQVADLGGVLLGSVIVAGTAAALVSFWLDRRVPLLAMSAVWVLALAYGVTRTPAEGPEGRALLQRNTIDTFARASRRLSPEAQFAEYLRLSRSRQPGEVVIWSESAIQSEEMLRQAPPGGLYGAWAFEVDERANRVLSWDGKKVLSSTDKARPVPFGEYYPLRQEVAPLWNLIEQQIGFYLVSVPAAQALSVLTLGGVRYGAYVCYDSVFPWVARQLSNKGAQVLVNASNDGWYDGWGVQQHFMMGRVRAIENRRWVLRSVNKGVAAVIDDLGRPRRTLDRGEGVIHARYRLLEGQTTYQRFGDLPALVLAGLMVLFGVLIERSERRRMQ